Proteins encoded by one window of Mercenaria mercenaria strain notata chromosome 4, MADL_Memer_1, whole genome shotgun sequence:
- the LOC128556767 gene encoding somatomedin-B and thrombospondin type-1 domain-containing protein-like has product MCQSDGTWTTPECVYGPDVGRLSNGELIPTGAVGCALNFGSTCPGGEAKITGHRLRYNGQYGDCYCDRRCCRKNVCCFDSTCNEGH; this is encoded by the exons ATGTGTCAGTCTGATGGCACATGGACCACACCAGAGTGTGTATATG GCCCTGATGTTGGACGTCTTTCAA ATGGGGAACTAATTCCGACAGGAGCTGTAG GATGTGCCCTAAACTTTGGTAGCACATGCCCAGGAGGTGAGGCTAAAATTACTGGCCATCGATTAAGGTACAATGGTCAATATGGGGACTGCTATTGTGACCGAAGATGTTGTCGAAAAAACGTTTGCTGCTTTGATTCCACTTGCAATGAAGGACATTAA